Proteins encoded by one window of Actinomycetota bacterium:
- the rplI gene encoding 50S ribosomal protein L9 — protein MKRVKIILRKDIETLGNEGDVVEVAPGYARNFLIPQGLAVEATEANIQQLEIQRSALARKEAQERAEWEEIAKRLEGQSIEILMKAGREGRLYGAVTAKDIAEAISKQKEIALDKRKVVLDEPIKFLGTYPITLKIYPNIEAKINLQVTGEGESHDEDAG, from the coding sequence ATGAAACGCGTAAAGATTATCCTGAGGAAAGATATTGAAACCTTGGGAAATGAAGGGGATGTCGTGGAGGTAGCTCCAGGTTATGCCCGAAATTTTTTGATACCCCAAGGTTTAGCGGTTGAGGCTACCGAGGCGAATATACAACAACTGGAAATTCAGAGAAGTGCTCTTGCTCGGAAGGAAGCTCAAGAGAGGGCAGAGTGGGAGGAGATTGCTAAGAGACTAGAGGGTCAAAGCATTGAAATCTTGATGAAAGCCGGTAGGGAGGGGAGACTCTATGGGGCGGTAACGGCCAAAGATATTGCCGAGGCCATTTCGAAACAGAAGGAAATAGCGTTGGATAAGAGGAAAGTGGTCTTGGATGAGCCCATTAAATTCCTTGGCACCTATCCCATAACCCTCAAAATTTATCCCAATATTGAAGCAAAAATTAATCTTCAAGTGACGGGAGAAGGAGAGTCCCATGATGAGGATGCCGGATGA